One genomic region from Chelmon rostratus isolate fCheRos1 chromosome 11, fCheRos1.pri, whole genome shotgun sequence encodes:
- the LOC121614170 gene encoding cytochrome c oxidase subunit 7A-related protein, mitochondrial-like: MYYRLSGVTQRLTTRTPPTCPSSQGLRPGVPPVRPPIMFASPTKLVSETGHQVEYLGANRVPDLQKFFQKSDGVPVHLKRGPMDKLLYQTTMGLTVGGALYCLVALYIAAQPSNK; the protein is encoded by the exons ATGTACTACAGACTGAGCGGAGTGACGCAGCGGCTTACAACCCGCA CTCCCCCCACCTGTCCGTCTTCTCAGGGTCTGCGTCCAGGAGTCCCACCTGTCAGGCCTCCCATCATGTTCGCGTCTCCGACCAAGCTGGTGTCTGAAACAGGACATCAGGTGGAGTACCTGGGAGCCAATCGAGTCCCTGACCTGCAGAAGTTCTTCCAG aagTCAGACGGCGTCCCAGTCCACCTGAAGAGAGGCCCAATGGACAAGCTGCTGTACCAGACTACCATGGGTCTGACAGTCGGGGGGGCGCTCTACTGCCTGGTGGCGCTCTACATCGCGGCCCAGCCCAGTAACAAGTGA
- the LOC121614189 gene encoding potassium voltage-gated channel subfamily G member 3-like: MKLGSSLCILNVGGRRFSFSAELMKHLPLSRLSRLHRCVSESELLELCDDYDRDRNEFFFDRHSEAFSFIMLYVQHGKLRFVPHMCELSFYNEMLYWGLESADLQPCCQRRLDDRMSDCFVHFFPEEEPRVPEGPQSPWLERMRRTFEEPTSSLAAQILAAVSVLFVIISMVMLCASTLPDWKTAETLDQHRIIEAVCIGWFTAECIVRFLVSRDKCEFVRRPLNIIDLLAITPYYVSVTVTILTGENSQLQRAGVTLRVLRIMRIFWVIKLARHFLGLQTLGLTLRRCYREMMMLLVFICVAMAIFSALAQLLEHGLDLEAGNQDYASIPAACWWVIISMTTVGYGDMYPVTVAGRVLGGLCVVSGIVLLALPITFIYHSFVQCYHELKVRSARCTHSLSAEFIN, encoded by the exons ATGAAGCTTGGAAGCAGTCTTTGCATCCTGAACGTTGGCGGTCGCAGGTTTTCCTTCTCGGCGGAGTTGATGAAGCACCTTCCTCTCAGCAGACTCAGCCGGCTGCATCGCTGCGTGTCGGAGAGcgagctgctggagctctgcGACGACTACGACCGCGACAGAAACGAGTTTTTCTTCGACCGCCACTCGGAGGCCTTCAGCTTCATCATGCTGTACGTGCAGCACGGGAAGCTGCGCTTCGTGCCGCACATGTGCGAGCTGTCCTTCTATAATGAGATGCTGTACTGGGGCCTGGAGAGCGCCGACCTGCAGCCGTGCTGCCAGCGACGCCTCGACGACCGCATGTCCGACTGCTTCGTCCACTTCTTCCCCGAGGAGGAGCCACGGGTCCCGGAGGGGCCCCAGAGCCCCTGgctggagaggatgaggaggacgtTCGAGGAGCCCACGTCCTCTCTGGCAGCGCAGATCCTCGCTGCGGTGTCCGTGCTGTTCGTGATCATCTCGATGGTGATGCTGTGTGCCAGCACCTTACCGGACTGGAAGACCGCCGAGACCCTGGACCAGCACAG GATCATCGAGGCTGTGTGTATTGGTTGGTTCACAGCAGAGTGTATTGTCCGTTTCCTCGTGTCTCGGGACAAATGTGAGTTTGTGCGTCGTCCTCTGAACATCATCGACCTGCTGGCCATCACGCCGTACTACGTCTCTGTTACTGTGACCATCCTGACCGGGGAGAACTCTCAGCTGCAGCGGGCTGGCGTCACGCTGCGTGTCCTGCGTATAATGCGGATCTTCTGGGTGATCAAACTGGCGCGTCACTTCCTGGGCCTGCAGACGCTCGGCCTGACGCTACGGCGCTGCTACCGCgagatgatgatgctgctggtcTTCATCTGCGTCGCCATGGCGATCTTCAGCGCGCTGGCCCAGCTGCTGGAGCACGGCCTGGATCTGGAGGCCGGAAATCAGGACTACGCCAGCATCCCCGCCGCCTGCTGGTGGGTCatcatctccatgacaacgGTGGGGTACGGGGACATGTACCCGGTGACGGTGGCGGGTCGCGTGCTGGGCGGCCTCTGCGTGGTGAGTGGCATCGTGCTGCTGGCGCTGCCCATCACCTTCATCTATCACAGTTTTGTCCAGTGCTACCATGAGCTCAAAGTTCGCTCCGCCCGCTGCACCCACAGCCTGTCCGCCGAGTTCATCAACTGA
- the tspan14 gene encoding tetraspanin-14, translating into MYYYRYESAEISCCYKYLMFSYNIIFWLAGAAFIAVGFWAWSEKGVLLDLTQVTRLHGFDPVWLVLVVGGVTFILGFAGCVGALRENICLLKFFSGVIGFIFILELTAAVLAVVFQSQVREWINDFFLANVKAYRDDIDLQNLIDSLQRMNHCCGAQEPDDWDLNVYFSCNGTHRSREKCGVPFSCCITDPADSVVNTQCGYDVRNRPKRDWSDHIYIKGCIAALEDWLPGNLYTVAIVFIVISLLQMVGIYLARTLISDIEKVKFNY; encoded by the exons ATGTACTACTATCGATATGAGAGTGCTGAGATCAGCTGCTGCTACAAATACTTGATGTTCAGTTACAACATCATCTTCTGG cTGGCTGGAGCTGCCTTCATTGCAGTTGGTTTCTGGGCATGGAGTGAAAAG GGAGTCCTGTTGGATCTGACCCAGGTCACCCGGCTCCATGGCTTCGACCCAGTCTGGCTGGTCCTGGTGGTGGGCGGAGTCACCTTCATCCTGGGCTTCGCCGGCTGTGTGGGAGcactgagagaaaacatctgTCTGCTCAAGTTT TTTTCAGGCGTGATtggcttcatcttcatcctggaGCTGACGGCGGCTGTGCTGGCGGTGGTTTTTCAGAGTCAGGTCAGAGAGTGGATCAACGACTTCTTCCTGGCAAACGTCAAAGCGTACAGAGATGACATTGACCTGCAGAACCTCATCGACTCTCTGCAGAGGATG AACCACTGCTGTGGAGCTCAGGAACCGGACGACTGGGACCTGAACGTTTATTTCAGTTGTAATGGGACTCATCGCAGTAGAGAGAAGTGTGGAGTTCCTTTCTCTTGCTGCATCACCGATCCTGCC gatTCGGTGGTGAACACTCAGTGTGGCTACGATGTGAGAAACAGACCAAAG AGGGACTGGAGTGATCATATCTACATCAAAGGTTGCATCGCTGCATTGGAGGACTGGTTACCTGGAAATCTCTACACTGTGGCCATCGTCTTCATCgtcatctctctgctgcag ATGGTGGGGATCTACCTGGCCAGGACTCTGATCTCTGACATTGAGAAGGTCAAATTCAATTACTGA